In Mesorhizobium sp., one DNA window encodes the following:
- the dxs gene encoding 1-deoxy-D-xylulose-5-phosphate synthase produces the protein MLPSPSTPLLDQVRIPSDLRKLTEAELPQLAGELREELIDAVSQTGGHLGAGLGVVELTVALHYVFNTPDDRIIWDVGHQAYPHKILTGRRDRIRTLRAENGLSGFTKRAESEYDPFGAAHSSTSIAAGLGMAVARDLKGERNNVIAVIGDGAMSAGMAYEAMNNAGALDARLIVILNDNDMSIAPPTGAMSAYLARLASGRTYLGLRDFGKKLTSYLGKRADRAITRAVEHARGYVTGGTMFEELGFYHIGPIDGHNLEHLIPVLKNVRDNGDGPVLIHVITKKGKGYGPAEAAEDKYHGVNKFDVITGAQAKAPANAPAYTRVFAESLIEEALRDERIVAITAAMPSGTGLDLFGEAFPTRTFDVGIAEQHAVTFAAGLATEGFKPFAAIYSTFLQRAYDQVVHDVAIQKLPVRFPIDRAGYVGADGPTHCGAFDVGFLASLPGFVVMAAADEAELRHMVRTAAEYDDGPISFRYPRGNGVGVEMPARGSFLEIGKGRIVREGTKVALLSFGTRLADCILAAEELDAAGLSTTVADARFAKPLDHDLLRRLAREHEVLITVEEGAVGGFGSQVMQFLAMNGLLDNGLKVRPLCLPDEFTDHAKPEKMYADAGLDAAGIVRTVFATLHREIRAARA, from the coding sequence ATCTTGCCCTCACCGTCCACGCCACTCCTCGATCAGGTCCGCATACCGTCGGATCTCCGAAAGCTCACCGAAGCTGAACTGCCTCAGCTTGCCGGCGAATTGCGCGAGGAACTGATCGACGCGGTTTCGCAGACCGGCGGCCATCTCGGCGCCGGCCTTGGCGTCGTCGAACTGACCGTGGCGCTGCACTACGTCTTCAACACGCCGGACGACCGCATTATCTGGGACGTCGGCCACCAGGCCTATCCGCACAAGATCCTGACCGGCCGGCGCGACCGCATCCGCACGCTGCGGGCGGAAAACGGCCTGTCGGGCTTCACCAAACGCGCCGAGAGCGAATACGACCCGTTTGGCGCGGCGCATTCCTCGACCTCGATCGCGGCCGGCCTCGGCATGGCCGTGGCGCGCGACCTGAAGGGGGAACGCAACAATGTCATTGCGGTGATCGGCGACGGCGCGATGTCGGCCGGCATGGCCTACGAGGCGATGAACAATGCCGGCGCGCTCGATGCGCGGCTGATCGTCATCCTCAACGACAACGACATGTCGATCGCGCCTCCGACCGGAGCGATGAGCGCCTATCTGGCGCGGCTCGCCTCCGGCCGCACCTATCTCGGCCTGCGCGACTTCGGCAAGAAGCTGACGTCCTATCTCGGCAAGCGCGCCGACCGTGCCATTACCCGGGCGGTGGAGCATGCGCGCGGCTATGTCACCGGCGGGACGATGTTCGAGGAACTGGGTTTCTATCACATCGGACCGATCGACGGGCACAATCTGGAACACCTGATCCCGGTGCTGAAGAACGTCCGCGACAATGGCGACGGACCCGTGCTGATCCACGTCATCACCAAGAAGGGCAAGGGCTACGGTCCCGCCGAGGCGGCGGAGGATAAGTACCACGGCGTCAACAAGTTCGACGTCATCACCGGCGCGCAGGCCAAGGCGCCGGCCAACGCGCCGGCCTACACCAGGGTCTTCGCCGAGAGCCTGATCGAAGAAGCGTTGCGGGATGAGAGGATCGTCGCCATCACCGCTGCGATGCCGTCCGGCACCGGTCTCGACCTGTTCGGCGAGGCGTTTCCGACCCGCACCTTCGACGTCGGTATCGCCGAGCAGCACGCCGTCACCTTTGCCGCCGGCCTGGCCACGGAGGGATTCAAGCCGTTCGCGGCCATCTATTCGACCTTCCTGCAGCGCGCTTACGACCAGGTCGTCCATGACGTGGCGATCCAGAAGCTGCCGGTGCGGTTTCCCATCGACCGCGCCGGCTATGTCGGAGCCGACGGTCCGACCCATTGCGGCGCCTTCGACGTCGGCTTCCTGGCCTCGCTGCCGGGGTTCGTGGTCATGGCCGCCGCCGACGAGGCGGAACTGCGCCATATGGTGCGCACTGCCGCCGAATACGACGATGGTCCGATTTCCTTCCGCTATCCGCGCGGCAACGGCGTCGGCGTCGAGATGCCGGCGCGGGGCTCGTTCCTCGAGATCGGCAAGGGACGCATCGTCCGCGAGGGAACCAAGGTCGCGCTACTCTCCTTCGGCACGCGGCTGGCCGATTGCATCCTCGCGGCAGAGGAACTGGACGCCGCCGGCCTGTCCACAACCGTCGCCGACGCCCGCTTCGCCAAGCCGCTCGACCATGACCTGCTGCGGCGGCTGGCGCGCGAGCACGAGGTGCTGATCACGGTCGAGGAGGGCGCGGTCGGCGGCTTCGGCAGCCAGGTGATGCAGTTCCTCGCCATGAACGGCCTGCTCGACAACGGGCTGAAGGTCCGCCCCCTTTGCCTGCCGGACGAGTTCACCGATCACGCCAAGCCCGAGAAGATGTATGCCGACGCAGGCCTCGATGCGGCCGGCATCGTGCGCACCGTGTTCGCGACGCTGCATCGCGAAATCCGTGCCGCCCGAGCCTGA